ATATAATTGTTCATAGGAATTTCTTTGGGTTTTTGGTCATGTTCTCTCGTTTTTAATCGCATCTGTTCGGGCCTTTCCGACAGAGCTCGGAAAACTCATCGAATGTCAATCGTACCTAATCGGCCATTTCCCTAAccacaaataatattttatcgGTTACGGAAAAGGGTAAGTTTTATACGTAAGTTCGATTGTATTAGAAAGGCGTTCGTGACGAAgcaactctttttttttataaaacgttaCATAAATACAACACGTTTCACGATCTGTTAAAATGTGAACATAAAATATACCACAGTCGAGACATACAAGGCTGTTTAGCCAGATACTTCTATTGATGGGAATGACTCTGTTTTGTAAATAAGTATTCCTATTAGAGGAATGATTGGCATGTTATTTCATTGGTAATCTTCATGTTAATGTAATACAAAAGTATTACACGCAATAAACATTGCAAATAGGATACAAAGAATCGTTGCGAATCGctttaatttattgatttcCGAAATCGCAAGGAACGAATTACTTTTACacttaaaatgtacatgtagtacgtATGCTCCGCGAAGTGTACTTCCGATTGAAATTCgttagcatgtaaaaaaaaagttatttgaatcattatataaCCGCATAGATTTATTCCAATGCAATTGCATTGGAATAATGTTTTTAGTAACCTATATATAATTAAAGATTTACATGGAGCTGCCGCTGCATATtaaacaaagtagtgcgaagcACAGTGCGTGCGCTACTTTGTAAAATTTGCCAGATCCCTCATACAGACACtaaaaattctaacatccggcaATGTTAATACATTGAAGGTGCTTTTTCGAGCTCGACCGGATAGGCCCGAAAAGCTGCGagtgctttttttttcaaaggtaaGATTGGAAATATTAGAAAAGTGTTACAAATAAGCcgtacgtaaatttgattataaGAAAATTATCTCCTTTGCGTCGAAAAAacatttcaaccaatgaaataattgGAAAATTTCACTTCAGCGTTTTCTGCTAATAACAAAGGAGAGGAAGTGCATAATCCAAAGACACTAAATTACTTAAACTCTTTATCCTGCCTAAAAGTTCGTGATGATGCGATAAGATGTCAGTATGTAAGTAATTTTTCACAATAAAATTCAAGATGGCCTACTACATGTACTCTAACTTCTCTGGCACTAACGCCCAACAATTTCTTAGTACATTGTGGTAGTGAAACACAATGTAAGGAGATATTTCAATAATGAGTGATTTTATGTGCAAATCATCAATTTTATAATAGTTCGACTTCGGCATATACGTAGTACTACATAATTTATAtgttatttacttttttgattTACAAGTACCATATACGAGAGCTATACAACTCAAAGTTTGCTGTAAGTTGTTCGAATATAAAACGatcttaataaaattacaaatccgAATGCATAGAATAAGTCATGTGCGGAACTAGAGGGGGTTCGGGGTAAGGAGGGAGTGTACCTTCCTTGAaagatttaaagtttttaaaaacttttaaaaattacaattggaATTACTAGAAATAGGAATAGAACACCCCCCCCCAACCACCCCACCGACCCCCCTCCCTCCTCaatgcaaataaaattatttttcggaccccccccccccccaaaaaaaaaaaaaaaaaaaatttaaattcgcACATGCAAGTAACAACTTGTAATAGAACGTGTCGTCGATTCTGTACATATAAGCGAAAATTGCGTAACTAATCTAATTCAGATGTTTGTGAATTGAACAGCTGCGAgcgttgtgtttatttttagttAATAGATCAATAGGACCATTTATTTGTTCTCCTATCAGAATCTAACTAGTTCTcgtaatattttacaaagagTTGCAAACCTAGGACAAATTCAGTAACAAGTAGAATAAACTattacaattaatttatttacatacacATATTCAACAGATTTAGATAACGtaataaactgtgaaattccTAGGTTAATATAAACTTTCGAGAGCAGCGAAACCATTGATTTCACTTGTAAAGGCAGTATGCCTATAAACAATTTGTTTGATATGTTTTTCACTTATAGGAAATGAACATCGTCTTTACATACTTGAAACTGAGTATAAAAACATGCACCCGGTCCAAACCAGCGCTATTTGCTTTTCGAGCAAAAATCCATTTCTTTGATGACGTTGATTAAAcagtttttattaattaacaaataaaatcaatacagtGACACTCCTACCGATTGATTTATTGAGTTTCATTAATTTCTGGTCGTAAAGACACTCACACTACGAGATCAAGGCTTAGCAAGGTAATTAAAGACTATCGGAAAGTtaggtttaaatatttacactttGATTAAGCATGAGTATGTCTTTGATTCTTGATTTGTAGCGCAATTGATAATTCTGGAGTTCGTGCATTACATTCTCATTTCCCAGATTATAAAAACCACATTTAAAGGGGTTATTATTTAATGCGTGCATTTTCTTTGGATTActattcttcttatttttttttagattcagaaaacatagaaagCAATAAGATTACTTGACATCCTCtgaaaaaaaatggttgagCATGGCCGAAAAGAAACTATGCCAAAACATGTTGAATATATTTCAgtaaaaggaaaaaagaaatatatatcgaATTGACTTAGAAAAATAAGACTTGGCAAGACTTGGGAATACTCACATTAACCAATGGGTTCTTGAATGAAGAACACTGAGGTCATCCGAACAAATGTTGTTGAGTCGGGATATATAGTCTATTAGATGACgcttcatgacgtcatcaatatgaTGAGCATCCGGGTTATCTTCCCCTTGAAGTAAATCCAAAATCTTCCAAATAGCAGCTATTCAATAAAAACagtgatttcaatttaaaaacaacgTCGTTTGAACGTGATTCCATGATTCGTTTTTGCAATCATAAAAATTATGTCTTAAACAAAAGCATTGACAACATTTTATGAGTCTAAATATTTCGATTTTTGATACACGCAGTCAAACATTTTCCAataggaaaatttaaaaaaatagcttttttataataaattattggaataaagaaaaattgaaaataaaaatattctcaCTTTTTACGTCTACTGTTGACTTGTGGGTAAAAATGGACGCCTTCCGGTTTTCAATTTGGAGTATCATATAGATGGCTTCACATTTAATGGCTTGATAAATATCCATCCGAATTTTATGATCCATTAATTTGAGTTTGCTGGTCAGAGTGGCTGCTTGATCTATAAAGCTAATCTCTTCCGTTACTTTGGACAGGATTTCGCTTTGTTTTCCAAGCGCAGAAGAAAATGCGAATCCAAAGGATATCGCATACACAAGTCCCGCGGGAATTAAAAAGCACGATATGCATTGATTGTTGTTGGGAAGTTCCGGAAAAGTTTCCTTTGGCCAAAAAAACTCAGTTGTGGAATGGTAAAACAAGATGGCGAATGGTCCTAAAATTATGGTTATCAACGCTGGAGTGCCTATTTTTAGCAACTCTATTGGTTTGTTCGAAAAATGTTGTAGAAAATGAAGTACTTCCAAGTCGAACTGCGAGAGAAAAGCCAAGTCGTTCGAAGTTTTGCTATGCTTGAACGTTGTAGTTTTCCGCTTATCGTTGGAGAACGTTTCGATGTGGTATATTTCAAAATCCACATTATCAACTCGCTTCCGGGATTgcaattttcttacaaatttctGAACACGACAAACCAGTAAGAAGGAAATacctttaacaaaaaattaaaaaagtattttatatatgatacatttgcaatgattttttttggtgaaatatgTTTGAAGGTAATTGATATGGTTTGTTTCATATTGATTCAGTTAGAAACAACTTAAACTTAATGTAACTTTTGTTGGCTTATGAACGTGAAAATGAAAGAGTGTATACAGAAAAAGCGCTTTCTTATTTTCTGAGTCGACTGCTACGGAAAATTGAGCCTAAAGTAatgtcaaaatgtttttatctataatgatgaaattcttaataaatctgtatatatttcaaatatcgTCCATGTTATAAATATTACCTTGTCCCATATGTTGACTTAtagattttctttctttcttttttttttttattcttgtcCACAATATTTTTGTGGGAAGGGGTGACATGAAttgtttagtttattttttcaattaacacCAAAAGCTAAGATCACAGACACCTAGTACTATTACTGCATATGTTAATACCACTATATAGGATGAAATGTTTCGGTTTTTGCTTTACAGAAAACAGCGACTGTGTCATACATGTAGCCTTTGAAATCTTTGTTGAAATTCATcggtttttcttttaaacaaattgcGGTTATTTTCCCATCATGTCTGTACAAATAGTGTGAACAAGTGCAAACCATAAATGTCGAATGCGGTTAATTAAGTGAGGTATTTAGATCTAATAATTATTCGTTTACGGATGTTGAACAAAACAAGCTACCGAGCTACAGGACAAAACCATGAGGCTGTTTTTGTTCCTCGGAAATATCGTTTTCACTCCAATCTAGATCTGCCGTATACTATACAGTTCTGCAAAGACTTTGATATCATAATTTGGTATATAGCGTAGCTTTAGATTAAAGCCTTAATGTGGGGGATAACTGATGATAAATAATGTGATATATTTGATAATGATTTGGGGTGTTTGCATTAAAAAGTGTTACATGTATAGAATGTATTAGAGTAGCAGACATAACTCACgaatatgtttataaaacagGTAAATCAACAAAACTTCATCTTTAATGATTAGAATCATAGTTtaacatcatttatttactttaaaaagaacATGAAAAAAGTTGGTTtctttaactttcaaaattgttaaaatgcatgtgaattaaaatcaatttaattctaTCTTAAATTTAACTAATACGCGggttaattaattattttttaaactaattaatcaatcaataaattatttaattcaatCATTCCTTAAATTACTAGtatgtataataatattcaCATCGGATCTACAATCAGCTTTATCTGAAGATCACTGTTTTATCACTTTTGTTTAATTCTTAAAAGCATTCAATGTCCCTTTCCCCCTTCATTGTAGAACCAGGTATTCGGAAAACGGTGAAACAGGTAATTTTCACTTTCAATCatattgcaaaaaaaagaaagatttaaaaCCAAACTTACCTAAGGTACACAACGCCAAAAGAATTAGTGGaggtaaaaatatttctgttaaaCTGGGAATATGTCGTATTTTCCCCAACACCAGTGCTGAGGAATTTCCTGCAAAAGTCTCGGAAATCTGGCAACCAAACACCAAAACCGAAGGAATGAGAATTCTTTGTAGTCCAACGGTCATCGCTCTGCTCTCATTGCACTCAGAAATATGAAGTGTATTAGTTTTTTTAcaagacacacacacacacgcacacacacaaaATGAATACCAGTCTGGCTCACCTTTCGTCACTCTGTCGGTTTGAATAATTCACTGTTATAGTGAAGG
The window above is part of the Magallana gigas chromosome 10, xbMagGiga1.1, whole genome shotgun sequence genome. Proteins encoded here:
- the LOC117683923 gene encoding uncharacterized protein codes for the protein MTVGLQRILIPSVLVFGCQISETFAGNSSALVLGKIRHIPSLTEIFLPPLILLALCTLGISFLLVCRVQKFVRKLQSRKRVDNVDFEIYHIETFSNDKRKTTTFKHSKTSNDLAFLSQFDLEVLHFLQHFSNKPIELLKIGTPALITIILGPFAILFYHSTTEFFWPKETFPELPNNNQCISCFLIPAGLVYAISFGFAFSSALGKQSEILSKVTEEISFIDQAATLTSKLKLMDHKIRMDIYQAIKCEAIYMILQIENRKASIFTHKSTVDVKTAIWKILDLLQGEDNPDAHHIDDVMKRHLIDYISRLNNICSDDLSVLHSRTHWLMWVFLISLGFFSLYGVLMIQASSYRMELMMCVLTLFSISMLCYIVSDLDSPFSGFFRIDISIIVDVIYRLEVMHKMAALGFEETVCYPDSSRFTQKKYDDAEKGDPAMQIQTVC